The Panicum virgatum strain AP13 chromosome 5K, P.virgatum_v5, whole genome shotgun sequence genome has a window encoding:
- the LOC120707585 gene encoding L-type lectin-domain containing receptor kinase IX.1-like: MAGCFLATTITPTISRAVVGLVIISFSVVVCCLPVAAALSFNYSAFSPKMQNSIIRCEGDAYINNGDGWIEVTANRMSGIGGSRGRASYGAEPVRLWDGDTGEVASFTTRFSFVINPPPPLGINNKGTGMAFFLAAYPSSLPAVSAAYNMGLTNQAPDAVAAGDARFVAVEFDTFNDTAALDPDKTYDHVGIDVNSIRSVGTLSLDSFSLVGNLTAEITYDNVSSVLALKLWLSTGDGTDGLPSYDLSHKVDLKSALPENVSVGFSGSTSTSIELHQLRSWYFSSSLEPKAPLPPPPPPILPPPPPPPPSSSTTPSTSGPGYGGVIAGATVGAALFLVVAMAAALLLARRRRRKNRELEENIGGGTDDGDDADIEMGTTGPRRFPYHELVDATRGFAPDEKLGQGGFGSVYRGFLREQGGLAVAIKRFAKGSSLQGRREYRSEIKVISRLRHRNLVQLVGWCHGRDELLLVYELVPNRSLDVHLHGGNGGTFLTWPMRVKVVLGLGSALLYLHEWSQCVVHRDVKPSNVMLDESFDAKLGDFGLARLIDHAVGMQTMTSVSGTPGYVDPECLITGWASAESDVYSFGVVVLEVACGRRPMSLLAGGAVFRLVEWAWELYGRGDTLAAADERLKGEFDAAEVERVVAVGLWCAHPDPRARPSIRAAMVALQPGGPVPALPPRMPVPTYAAPVAPPEGLFSSTGSMAMTSSGLTQSSTTTTTTQTSCSSDASATSAGIKDSSSLLKHQY; encoded by the coding sequence ATGGCCGGCTGCTTCTTGGCGACGACGATCACGCCGACGATCAGTCGCGCTGTCGTCGGCCTCGTCATCATCTCCTTCTCCGTAGTCGTTTGCTgcctccccgtcgccgccgccttgtcCTTCAACTACTCCGCCTTCTCCCCAAAAATGCAAAACAGCATCATCAGATGCGAAGGCGACGCCTACATCAACAACGGCGACGGGTGGATCGAGGTGACCGCCAACAGGATGAGCGGCATCGGCggcagccgcggccgcgcgTCGTACGGCGCCGAGCCGGTGCGCCTCTGGGACGGGGACACCGGCGAGGTGGCCAGCTTTACCACGCGCTTCTCCTTCGTCAtcaacccgccgccgccgctgggaaTCAACAACAAGGGCACCGGCATGgccttcttcctcgccgcctACCCGTCCAGCCTCCCGGCGGTGTCCGCGGCCTACAACATGGGCCTCACCAACCAGGCCCccgacgccgtggccgccggcgatgCCCGGTTCGTGGCGgtggagttcgacaccttcaaCGACACCGCCGCGCTGGACCCCGACAAGACCTACGACCACGTCGGGATCGACGTCAACTCCATCAGGTCGGTGGGCACGCTGAGCCTGGACAGCTTCAGCCTCGTCGGGAACCTGACCGCCGAGATCACGTACGACAACGTCTCCAGCGTCCTGGCGTTGAAGCTATGGCTGAGCACCGGAGATGGAACGGACGGCTTGCCGTCGTACGACCTTAGCCATAAGGTTGACCTCAAGAGCGCGTTGCCGGAGAACGTCTCCGTCGGCTTCTCCGGCTCGACGTCCACATCCATCGAGCTGCATCAGCTGCGTTCCTGGTACTTCAGCTCGTCACTTGAGCCCAAAgcacctctgccgccgccgccgccgccaatacttcctcctcctcctccgccgccgccttcttcctCGACGACCCCGAGCACCTCCGGTCCCGGATACGGTGGAGTTATAGCGGGAGCCACCGTCGGCGCGGCGCTGTTCCTCGTGGTCGCCATGGCCGCAGCTCTGCTCCTcgcacggcggcgccggaggaagAACAGGGAGCTGGAGGAGAACATTGGCGGCGGCAcggacgacggcgacgatgCCGACATCGAGATGGGGACGACGGGGCCGAGGCGGTTCCCGTACCACGAGCTCGTCGACGCGACGAGGGGCTTCGCGCCGGACGAGAAGCTCGGGCAGGGCGGCTTCGGCTCGGTGTATCGCGGGTTCCTGCGCGAGCAGggcggcctcgccgtcgccatcaAGAGGTTCGCCAAAGGCTCCTCCCTGCAAGGGCGGAGGGAGTACCGGTCGGAGATCAAGGTGATCAGCCGGCTCCGCCACCGGAACCTGGTGCAGCTCGTCGGCTGGTGCCACGGCCGCGACGAGCTCCTCCTCGTCTATGAGCTCGTGCCCAACCGCAGCCTCGACGTCCACCTCCACGGCGGCAATGGTGGCACCTTCCTGACGTGGCCGATGAGGGTCAAGGTCGTCCTCGGGCTCGGCTCCGCGCTGCTCTACCTCCACGAGTGGTCGCAGTGCGTCGTGCACCGCGACGTGAAGCCCAGCAACGTGATGCTGGACGAGTCCTTCGACGCCAAGCTCGGCGACTTCGGGCTCGCGAGGCTTATCGACCACGCCGTCGGGATGCAGACCATGACCTCCGTCTCCGGCACGCCGGGCTACGTCGACCCGGAGTGCCTCATCACCGGCTGGGCCAGCGCCGAGTCCGACGTCTACAGCTTCGGCGTCGTCGTGCTGGAGGTCGCATGCGGGAGGAGGCCGATGAGcctgctggccggcggcgccgtgtTCCGGCTGGTGGAGTGGGCGTGGGAGCTATACGGCCGGGGGGACACGCTGGCGGCGGCCGACGAGCGGCTCAAAGGCGAGTTCgacgcggcggaggtggagcgcGTCGTGGCCGTCGGGCTCTGGTGCGCGCACCCGGACCCGCGTGCGCGGCCGTCCATCAGGGCCGCCATGGTCGCCCTGCAGCCCGGCGGTCCTGTGCCGGCGCTTCCTCCCAGGATGCCCGTGCCGACGTACGCGGCGCCGGTGGCCCCGCCGGAGGGCCTCTTCTCCTCTACCGGCAGTATGGCGATGACGTCATCCGGTTTGACTCAGTCGTCAACAACGACGACTACGACTCAGACCTCTTGTTCCTCCGACGCGTCGGCCACGTCAGCCGGTATCAAGGACTCGTCGTCGCTGCTCAAACATCAGTACTAA